In Chloroflexota bacterium, the genomic stretch CGCCGAGCGGCAGCAAGTCGAGCGTGCCTTGCGTCGGCGATTCGGGCCGCCCGTCCCACAGGGCAAGCACGATCGAGCCGGCTGCCACGATGAAGCGGTCCTCCTGGTGCTGGTGCACGTGCCATTCATCCTCGTCGCGGGCCAGTCCGGCCGGGGTGACCGAGTAGTAGGTCTGCGCGAACGCCCGCGTGTCCGGGTCGTAGATGTCGGGCCAATCGGTTCGAAGAATCTCGACGAGTGTTCCGGACTCGTCCCGATTGACACGCAGCGGCCGCGCGACCGCGTCATGGATCCGGAGGTGAAACCGCACCGGTCTCCTCGCTCCCCACGCCTGCCGATGCAGTGTAGGCGAACGGCGACAGTAAAAGCCCACTTGACATCGGTAACGTGCCGGAGTGCTAGCATGCACAGGCGACTTGAGGGACAGGTCGGCAGCGATGCCTCGCACGAGCCCGAGCCCTGCGACGCGGATGTCGTACCAACGCCGGCAGCGCGTCCGGGACACCGCCATGAGCATGGCGAACACCATTGGCGCCAAGTATTCGGATTTGCGCGTCACGATCGACATGGAGAGCGTTGACGGCGAGGACGCGTTCGTCTGGATCGAGGTGCTGCGGGGACTGCGTCCGGCGGAGCTCCCCACGTTCATCGACCGTCTGGCGCGGCAGTGCGCCCGCCGTACGGGCTTCTGGATCGTGCCGCGAATCGTCAGCACGAGTGTTGAGTCGCAGCCGGAATTGCGCCTGCGGCCGCGCGTCGGCTCCGCTCGGCCCTCGGTAACCTAGCGGCTATCCGTCCAGCTCGTCGATTGCGACCGGTCGACCGGCGGCGTGTGACTCGTAGGCGGCGTGCACGATCTCAACCGCGCGGCGTCCGACATCGCCCGGCGATGAATTTGAGTCCGTGAGCCCCAGCGT encodes the following:
- a CDS encoding dTDP-4-dehydrorhamnose 3,5-epimerase family protein: MRFHLRIHDAVARPLRVNRDESGTLVEILRTDWPDIYDPDTRAFAQTYYSVTPAGLARDEDEWHVHQHQEDRFIVAAGSIVLALWDGRPESPTQGTLDLLPLGEISGDDAQHCVLIPRLVHHGFMVVGDKPAVLLNSPTRLYNPDDEGRDAFADVGARFDDGRPFTWQAVRDGATN